In one window of Cytophagaceae bacterium ABcell3 DNA:
- a CDS encoding FAD-binding protein, producing the protein MVKEIELKLAPEEAASGDLVDSAVRHKLGLAPGDVVITEIVRRSIDARSRQVKVNLKVKVFINETPVKKVFKKPEYKNVSTAPRVIIVGAGPAGLFAALRLLELGLKPVVLERGKDVRSRRRDLAAINKEHIVNPESNYCFGEGGAGTYSDGKLYTRSKKRGSVQRVLEIMVVHGATEEILVDTHPHIGTNKLPKLVQSLRETIIEHGGEVLFNTCVKDFIVEKDEVLGVKDQEGNKHEGISVILATGHSARDIFYLLNNKKIYIEAKPFALGVRVEHPQELIDSIQYHCTSRGAYLPAASYALVNQVTYNKVQRGVFSFCMCPGGFIVPAATSQEEVVVNGMSPSRRDSAFANSGIVVAIENEDFKEFSHYGPFMGLELQKAVERNAWLSGGKTQSAPAQRMVDFVNGKISPSLTKTSYQPGLISVNMDEVLPESISYRLKQAFKAFGKSMKGYYTNEAQVVGVESRTSSPVFVPRDREKLEHIQVKRLFPCGEGAGYAGGIMSAAIDGEKCAEAVANLYAHR; encoded by the coding sequence ATGGTAAAAGAAATAGAGTTAAAACTTGCGCCTGAAGAAGCAGCAAGTGGTGATTTAGTTGATTCAGCTGTAAGGCATAAGCTTGGCTTAGCCCCTGGCGATGTTGTTATAACCGAAATTGTCCGCAGGTCCATAGATGCCCGCTCTAGACAGGTGAAGGTGAACCTAAAAGTAAAAGTTTTTATTAATGAGACACCTGTAAAAAAAGTATTTAAAAAGCCTGAATATAAAAACGTTTCCACTGCTCCACGCGTGATCATTGTTGGTGCAGGGCCAGCCGGACTTTTTGCGGCTTTGAGGTTATTAGAGTTGGGGCTAAAGCCCGTTGTGTTAGAAAGGGGGAAAGATGTGCGATCACGTAGGAGAGATCTGGCTGCCATTAATAAGGAGCACATCGTAAACCCTGAGTCGAACTACTGCTTCGGGGAGGGTGGTGCCGGTACGTACTCCGATGGCAAGCTTTATACAAGGTCTAAGAAAAGAGGGAGTGTACAGCGTGTACTTGAGATAATGGTGGTCCATGGGGCAACAGAGGAAATCTTGGTAGATACACACCCGCATATTGGCACGAACAAATTACCTAAACTTGTTCAGTCTTTAAGGGAAACTATTATTGAGCATGGGGGAGAAGTGCTTTTTAATACTTGCGTAAAGGACTTTATTGTAGAAAAAGACGAAGTGCTTGGAGTGAAAGACCAAGAAGGGAATAAACATGAGGGGATTTCTGTGATTCTTGCCACGGGGCATTCAGCACGGGATATTTTTTATTTGTTGAACAATAAGAAAATTTATATAGAAGCGAAACCTTTTGCTTTAGGTGTGCGGGTTGAGCACCCTCAGGAGTTAATAGACTCTATACAATACCATTGTACTTCCAGAGGGGCATATTTACCCGCAGCGTCTTACGCATTGGTAAACCAGGTAACTTATAACAAAGTACAGCGCGGGGTGTTTTCTTTCTGTATGTGTCCTGGAGGTTTTATAGTACCCGCTGCTACCAGTCAGGAAGAGGTGGTTGTCAATGGCATGTCGCCTTCCAGAAGGGATTCGGCGTTTGCCAATAGTGGCATAGTTGTAGCCATAGAAAACGAGGATTTTAAGGAGTTCTCCCATTATGGGCCTTTTATGGGATTAGAACTGCAAAAAGCTGTTGAACGTAATGCCTGGCTATCCGGAGGTAAAACACAGTCCGCGCCAGCGCAAAGAATGGTAGATTTTGTCAATGGTAAAATTTCGCCCTCTTTAACCAAAACATCTTATCAGCCAGGTTTGATATCAGTAAACATGGACGAGGTATTGCCTGAAAGTATAAGTTATAGGCTTAAACAAGCTTTTAAGGCTTTTGGCAAATCTATGAAAGGCTATTATACCAACGAGGCACAGGTGGTAGGGGTGGAAAGCCGTACGTCTTCGCCAGTATTTGTTCCTAGAGACCGGGAAAAGCTTGAACATATCCAGGTTAAAAGATTGTTTCCTTGTGGAGAGGGGGCTGGGTATGCTGGCGGTATTATGTCGGCAGCAATAGATGGGGAGAAATGTGCTGAAGCTGTGGCTAACCTTTATGCCCACAGGTAA
- the gyrB gene encoding DNA topoisomerase (ATP-hydrolyzing) subunit B codes for MADINKKDYSADNIQVLEGLEAVRKRPAMYIGDIGVKGLHHLVWEVVDNSIDEALAGYCSEITVEINKDNSITVSDNGRGIPTGIHTKENRSALEVVMTVLHAGGKFDKDTYKVSGGLHGVGVSCVNALSTHLKVNVYREGKIFQQEYAKGVPQYPVKVIGEASTTGTVVTFYPDTSIFVVSEYKYETIATRLRELAFLNKGIRIKLKDHRDLNEAGEPKSESFYSEGGLKEFVTYLDSTREQLIPEPLHMEGEKAGVPVEVSMIYNTSYTENVFSYVNNINTIEGGTHVAGFRRSLTRTLKAYAEKSGMLDKLKIEISGDDFREGLTAIISVKVAEPQFEGQTKTKLGNSEVSGAVDACVGEMLNQYLEENPKEAKAIVQKVVLAAQARYAARKAREMVQRKNVLTGTGLPGKLADCSDSDPSVCELYLVEGDSAGGSAKQGRNRRFQAILPLRGKILNVEKAQEHRIYDNEEIRNMITALGVQFGTQDDEKGLNLEKLRYHKIIIMTDADVDGSHIRTLILTLFFRYMRPLVDLGYLYIALPPLYLVKKGKEERYCWDEEQRVAAIKELAKDGKEENVNVQRYKGLGEMNPEQLWTTTMNPETRGLKQVSVESAAEADHLFSMLMGDEVGPRRDFIEKNAKYAKVDV; via the coding sequence GTGGCTGATATAAACAAAAAAGATTACTCTGCAGATAATATTCAGGTATTAGAAGGTTTGGAGGCTGTTAGAAAGCGTCCTGCTATGTACATTGGAGACATTGGCGTCAAAGGCCTTCATCATTTGGTATGGGAAGTTGTAGATAACTCCATTGATGAAGCGTTAGCAGGTTATTGCTCTGAAATAACTGTAGAGATCAACAAAGACAACTCTATTACAGTAAGTGACAACGGTAGGGGTATTCCTACAGGTATTCATACCAAAGAAAACCGCTCAGCATTAGAAGTAGTTATGACTGTACTTCATGCCGGTGGTAAATTTGATAAAGATACCTATAAAGTTTCTGGTGGACTTCATGGTGTGGGGGTGTCTTGTGTAAACGCACTTTCTACCCACTTGAAAGTTAATGTATACCGGGAAGGGAAAATATTTCAACAGGAATACGCTAAAGGTGTGCCTCAATATCCGGTAAAAGTAATAGGAGAAGCCAGTACCACTGGTACAGTTGTTACTTTTTATCCTGATACCTCCATATTTGTTGTTTCTGAATATAAGTATGAAACAATTGCAACACGTCTTAGGGAATTAGCCTTTTTGAACAAAGGGATCAGGATCAAACTTAAAGACCACAGGGACTTGAATGAGGCGGGAGAGCCTAAGTCTGAAAGTTTTTATTCTGAAGGTGGCCTTAAGGAATTTGTTACTTACCTAGACTCTACACGTGAACAGCTTATCCCTGAGCCTTTACATATGGAAGGTGAGAAAGCAGGCGTTCCTGTAGAAGTATCTATGATATACAATACTTCTTATACAGAGAATGTATTCAGCTATGTAAATAATATCAACACCATTGAAGGTGGTACGCATGTCGCAGGTTTTAGGCGTTCCCTTACCCGTACTTTGAAAGCCTATGCTGAAAAGTCTGGCATGCTGGACAAACTGAAGATTGAAATCAGTGGAGATGACTTTAGGGAGGGGCTTACTGCTATCATTTCGGTTAAAGTTGCCGAGCCTCAGTTTGAAGGGCAAACTAAAACAAAGCTTGGAAACTCTGAAGTGTCCGGGGCTGTAGATGCTTGTGTGGGCGAAATGCTAAACCAGTATCTTGAAGAAAACCCTAAAGAAGCCAAAGCTATAGTTCAAAAAGTGGTTTTGGCAGCTCAAGCAAGGTATGCGGCAAGAAAAGCCCGTGAAATGGTACAGCGTAAGAACGTGCTTACGGGAACCGGTCTTCCGGGAAAACTGGCCGACTGCTCTGACTCCGATCCATCTGTTTGTGAATTGTACCTTGTAGAGGGTGATTCGGCAGGTGGTTCTGCCAAACAAGGGAGGAACAGAAGGTTTCAAGCGATACTGCCATTGAGGGGTAAAATACTTAATGTGGAGAAAGCCCAGGAACATAGGATATATGACAATGAAGAGATCAGGAACATGATCACAGCCTTGGGTGTCCAGTTTGGAACTCAAGATGATGAAAAGGGGCTGAACCTTGAAAAACTGCGTTACCACAAAATCATTATCATGACCGATGCCGATGTTGATGGTAGCCATATTAGAACATTAATCCTTACTTTGTTCTTTAGATATATGAGACCTTTGGTCGACCTTGGATATCTTTACATTGCATTGCCGCCACTTTACCTCGTCAAAAAAGGTAAGGAAGAGAGGTATTGTTGGGATGAAGAGCAAAGAGTTGCCGCAATTAAGGAGCTAGCTAAAGATGGCAAAGAAGAGAATGTAAATGTGCAGAGGTACAAAGGTCTAGGGGAAATGAACCCTGAGCAGCTTTGGACTACGACAATGAACCCTGAAACGCGTGGCTTGAAACAGGTAAGTGTTGAATCTGCCGCAGAAGCTGACCACCTATTTTCAATGTTAATGGGAGATGAAGTAGGGCCAAGAAGAGACTTTATTGAGAAAAATGCTAAATATGCAAAGGTGGATGTATAA
- a CDS encoding CoA-binding protein, with translation MKKTLVLGATPDATRFAYKAANMLTDYGHEIVPVGMKKGEVAGKVIQNDYPQVEGVDTVTLYVGTRNLEPLFDYIINLGPKRIIFNPGTENDALIRLAKEKNIETVIGCTLVMLAVGNY, from the coding sequence ATGAAAAAAACTTTAGTACTTGGCGCTACCCCAGACGCTACTCGTTTTGCTTACAAAGCAGCAAACATGCTTACAGACTATGGACATGAAATCGTTCCTGTAGGGATGAAAAAAGGGGAAGTGGCCGGAAAAGTTATTCAAAATGATTATCCTCAGGTCGAAGGTGTCGACACTGTGACCCTCTATGTAGGTACTAGAAACCTTGAACCTCTTTTTGACTACATTATCAATTTAGGTCCTAAAAGGATTATTTTTAATCCTGGGACTGAAAACGATGCTCTTATTAGACTTGCAAAGGAAAAAAATATAGAAACGGTAATAGGGTGTACCCTTGTTATGTTGGCAGTAGGCAATTACTAG
- a CDS encoding toxin-antitoxin system YwqK family antitoxin: MAGYKFYIPFCFFLMVSIGAYTQNHKKVETFYDHKKQLLKEEYYVLAKSPNVTDSLYTSFYQNGKVKSRGHYKKNKPEGLWEYFYENGNPRMTTEIKDRQNHGACVYYYENGNVQAKGNMEKGLREGEWEYFYENGALKNVGSFEKDKKTGIWIYYREDGMQKAQAEYEKDKGIYKEYFESGKLKSKGPIVNGKSNGLWKYYYESGGVKGEGYEKDGLKEGMWKFYYPNGTLSSEGTYDAGNLQGEWKYFHENGTLSAEGEQKDGSRHGYWKLYYDNGAFKGEGNFDRGEGPYKEYYESGKLKIKGFIKNERNEGQWKYYYETGELEGRCHFTGGRGHYTGYYENGNLKMEGIIDNGVRTGIWKLYKEEGGISGYYRTYYDKENLVFREVPTVADTLRADSIIAYEKPKIVIPKKKSRYYTKTINEYKGYIIGFNPIAIILNELPVYGEYYIQERIGFELGLTYHRRPILGSISNAPLNQFTSTGFSAHFRHKLYQPDGEYGMLYYGHEVRFSYMEYGRAIVDTTHGGYEHINNLNARETLYEYSFIVGNRLMQDYRKDGFTIDVFAGIGIGYRHLSRNYPQEDLYTNSMNRVRSSRITIPIRLGLSVGYSF, encoded by the coding sequence GTGGCTGGATATAAATTTTATATTCCTTTTTGTTTCTTTCTGATGGTAAGCATTGGTGCATACACTCAGAACCATAAAAAAGTTGAAACTTTTTATGATCATAAAAAGCAACTTTTAAAAGAGGAGTATTATGTCCTTGCCAAATCCCCAAATGTTACAGATAGTTTATACACTTCTTTTTATCAGAACGGAAAAGTCAAGTCTAGAGGGCATTATAAGAAAAACAAACCAGAGGGTCTTTGGGAGTATTTTTATGAGAATGGAAACCCTCGTATGACTACCGAAATTAAAGATAGGCAGAACCATGGGGCTTGTGTCTATTATTATGAAAATGGGAATGTGCAGGCAAAGGGAAATATGGAAAAAGGCCTACGAGAAGGGGAGTGGGAGTATTTCTATGAGAATGGTGCCTTGAAAAATGTTGGTTCTTTTGAAAAGGATAAGAAAACAGGTATCTGGATATATTACCGGGAGGATGGGATGCAGAAAGCGCAAGCGGAGTACGAAAAAGACAAAGGTATTTATAAAGAATATTTTGAAAGTGGAAAACTTAAGAGCAAAGGCCCTATTGTAAATGGAAAAAGCAATGGCTTATGGAAGTACTATTATGAGTCTGGAGGTGTAAAAGGAGAAGGTTATGAGAAAGACGGACTGAAGGAAGGGATGTGGAAATTTTATTATCCTAATGGTACATTAAGTAGTGAGGGTACTTATGATGCAGGGAATTTACAAGGAGAATGGAAGTATTTTCATGAGAACGGAACGTTAAGTGCTGAAGGGGAGCAAAAGGATGGTAGCAGGCACGGGTATTGGAAATTGTATTATGACAATGGTGCTTTTAAAGGAGAAGGGAATTTTGATCGCGGAGAAGGGCCTTATAAAGAGTACTATGAAAGTGGCAAACTTAAAATTAAAGGGTTCATAAAAAATGAGCGGAACGAAGGGCAGTGGAAATATTATTATGAAACAGGAGAGCTAGAAGGTAGGTGCCATTTTACGGGCGGAAGAGGCCATTATACAGGATATTATGAAAATGGCAACCTGAAGATGGAGGGGATTATTGACAATGGCGTACGGACTGGTATTTGGAAGCTTTACAAAGAGGAAGGGGGGATTTCGGGATATTATAGAACGTATTATGATAAGGAAAACCTCGTGTTCAGAGAGGTGCCTACTGTGGCAGATACCTTACGCGCCGATTCTATTATTGCCTATGAAAAGCCTAAAATAGTTATCCCTAAAAAGAAGTCCAGGTATTACACTAAGACTATCAATGAGTATAAAGGGTATATCATTGGGTTTAATCCAATTGCAATCATATTAAATGAACTGCCTGTTTATGGCGAGTATTATATTCAAGAAAGGATTGGGTTTGAATTGGGATTAACTTATCACAGAAGGCCCATATTAGGAAGTATTTCCAATGCGCCCTTAAATCAGTTTACATCTACAGGTTTTTCTGCACATTTTCGACACAAGCTTTACCAGCCAGACGGAGAGTATGGCATGCTTTATTACGGCCATGAAGTAAGGTTTAGTTATATGGAATATGGCAGGGCTATAGTAGATACCACGCATGGAGGATATGAGCATATTAATAACCTTAATGCCCGAGAAACTTTATACGAGTATTCTTTCATCGTGGGTAACAGATTGATGCAGGATTATAGAAAAGATGGATTTACTATTGATGTTTTTGCAGGTATAGGTATTGGATATAGGCATTTGTCGAGAAACTATCCTCAAGAAGATTTATATACAAACTCTATGAACAGGGTTCGCTCTTCAAGGATTACTATTCCCATCCGATTAGGTTTAAGCGTTGGGTACTCCTTTTGA